In the genome of Triticum urartu cultivar G1812 chromosome 5, Tu2.1, whole genome shotgun sequence, one region contains:
- the LOC125506212 gene encoding polygalacturonase-like, which translates to MASTTTRLVCAPLFLLLLSMSNANSVQETGSSLKSSTQKNVFVLDNYGARGDGKHDDTQALAKAWNAACSSSRPAVLLVPKGKTYLLKAITLSGPCRSSIVFKVKGTLIAPPSMSAWTENNRRRWIFLQRITGLTVNGGGTINGNGEIWWQNSCKTNKALPCKGAPTALTFHLCTNLKVDNLKLVNSQQIHVSVQDCSNVHLARLTITAPGTSPNTDGIHVTHSKYVQVRDCLIKTGDDCISIENGTHDLHVTKVVCGPGHGISIGSLGDGNSRAEVSRIYIDTVRLYGTTNGARIKTWQGGSGYAEDIVFQNMIMDAVQNPIIIDQNYCDSAKPCKSQNSAVEVRDVAFKNIRGTTISKDAIKLSCSKDLPCSGIALENIDLKLEGGKGDTESTCQNAKWRKSGNVVPLPCKGKN; encoded by the coding sequence ATGGCGTCGACCACCACCAGGCTCGTGTGTGCACCCCTGTTCCTGCTCTTGCTCTCCATGTCCAATGCCAACTCAGTCCAAGAGACCGGCAGCTCCCTCAAAAGCTCCACTCAGAAGAATGTGTTCGTCCTCGACAACTACGGCGCCCGTGGCGACGGGAAGCACGACGACACGCAGGCCCTGGCCAAGGCGTGGAACGCGGCGTGTTCCTCGTCCCGGCCGGCCGTGCTGCTCGTACCCAAGGGCAAAACCTATCTGCTCAAGGCCATCACCCTCTCTGGCCCGTGCAGATCCAGCATCGTCTTCAAGGTGAAGGGCACACTCATCGCTCCTCCGAGCATGTCGGCGTGGACCGAGAACAACAGGAGGCGCTGGATCTTCCTCCAGCGCATCACCGGCCTCACCGTCAATGGTGGCGGCACCATCAACGGCAACGGTGAGATCTGGTGGCAGAACTCGTGCAAGACCAACAAGGCTCTGCCGTGCAAGGGGGCTCCCACGGCCCTGACGTTTCACCTCTGCACTAATCTAAAGGTGGACAACCTGAAACTTGTAAACAGCCAACAAATCCATGTGTCGGTTCAGGACTGCAGCAACGTGCACTTGGCCCGGCTGACCATCACCGCGCCTGGCACCAGCCCAAACACCGACGGCATCCACGTCACCCACAGCAAATATGTGCAGGTCAGAGATTGTCTCATCAAGACCGGCGATGACTGCATATCCATCGAGAACGGAACTCACGATCTTCATGTCACAAAAGTTGTTTGTGGCCCGGGACATGGCATCAGCATTGGAAGCTTAGGAGACGGCAACTCCAGAGCCGAGGTATCCCGTATTTACATCGACACCGTGCGATTGTATGGCACGACCAATGGAGCCCGGATCAAGACATGGCAGGGAGGGAGTGGATACGCCGAGGATATCGTATTCCAGAATATGATCATGGATGCCGTGCAAAATCCAATTATCATTGACCAAAACTACTGTGACTCCGCCAAGCCATGCAAGAGCCAGAATTCGGCGGTAGAGGTACGGGATGTGGCGTTCAAGAATATTCGAGGGACTACCATTTCCAAGGATGCCATCAAGCTGAGTTGTAGCAAGGATCTCCCGTGTTCTGGCATTGCCTTAGAGAACATCGACCTTAAATTGGAGGGTGGGAAGGGTGACACCGAGAGTACCTGCCAGAACGCAAAATGGAGGAAGTCAGGAAATGTTGTTCCACTACCATGTAAAGGAAAAAATTAA